Proteins found in one Campylobacter lari genomic segment:
- the ruvA gene encoding Holliday junction branch migration protein RuvA: MIVAIEGIVSKKDPTFVVLKTSSGVSYGVYVSLFCSSNFEKGQKVEFLITQIIKEDSHKLYGFLDINEQRMFELLIKISGIGATTAMALCSSLDTNTFYTALQNSDESVFKKVPGIGPKSAKRIIAELSDAKINIENSNQNQAQALAALLSLGFKQENILKILRTCESKNTSELIKEALKKLA; this comes from the coding sequence ATGATAGTGGCGATTGAAGGAATAGTGAGTAAAAAAGATCCTACTTTTGTAGTTTTAAAAACTTCAAGTGGGGTAAGTTATGGTGTTTATGTGTCGCTTTTTTGTTCAAGTAATTTTGAAAAAGGTCAAAAGGTTGAGTTTTTAATTACGCAAATTATTAAAGAAGATTCACACAAATTATATGGATTTTTAGATATTAATGAGCAAAGAATGTTTGAATTATTAATTAAAATCAGTGGTATAGGGGCAACTACTGCTATGGCACTTTGCTCAAGCTTAGATACTAATACTTTTTATACAGCGTTACAAAATAGTGATGAGAGTGTTTTTAAAAAGGTTCCTGGTATTGGTCCAAAGAGTGCAAAAAGAATTATAGCTGAGTTAAGTGATGCAAAAATCAATATAGAAAATTCTAATCAAAATCAAGCACAAGCTTTGGCAGCCTTACTTTCACTTGGCTTTAAGCAAGAAAATATTTTAAAGATTTTAAGAACTTGCGAGAGTAAAAATACTAGTGAGCTTATTAAAGAGGCTTTGAAAAAATTAGCATAA
- a CDS encoding D-alanine--D-alanine ligase, producing the protein MIYGVIFGANSYEHEISIVSAVVLKKVLKAQKKFIFCDKNKEFFLIDEEKMNAKTFSSGAYKKEKALVLKQGGFFIKTMLGEKKLDIDTAINIVHGKDGEDGKIAALLDFYGIKYIGPRIEASVLSFNKVLTKLYAQSVGVKTLDYKVLNLHKEQNVSLDFPCILKPARLGSSIGISIVKDESELKYAKDVAFEFDEDVVVEQFVSNIKEYNLAGCMIGEKMEFSIIEEPRKNEILDFEQKYLGFSESSKVSEANISEELKQKLRDNFTRIYNPLFKGALIRCDFFVIDDEVYLNEINPNPGSLANYLFEDFTNTVDNLAKNIELEKQIKIDYAFIHSINGQKGKL; encoded by the coding sequence ATGATATATGGTGTAATTTTTGGTGCAAATTCTTATGAGCATGAAATTAGCATTGTGAGTGCTGTGGTGTTAAAAAAAGTACTCAAAGCGCAAAAAAAATTTATATTTTGCGATAAAAATAAGGAATTTTTTCTTATAGATGAAGAAAAAATGAATGCAAAAACTTTTAGTAGTGGTGCTTATAAAAAAGAAAAAGCCTTAGTATTAAAGCAGGGTGGATTTTTTATTAAAACCATGTTAGGTGAGAAAAAACTTGACATTGATACAGCGATAAATATTGTACATGGAAAAGATGGTGAAGATGGCAAAATAGCTGCTTTGCTTGATTTTTATGGTATAAAATACATAGGACCGCGCATAGAAGCTAGTGTTTTGTCTTTTAATAAGGTTTTAACTAAACTTTATGCACAAAGTGTAGGGGTAAAAACACTTGATTATAAGGTTTTAAATTTGCATAAAGAGCAAAATGTTTCTTTAGATTTTCCTTGTATTTTAAAGCCTGCAAGATTAGGTAGTAGTATAGGTATAAGTATAGTTAAAGATGAAAGCGAGCTTAAATATGCCAAAGATGTTGCTTTTGAATTTGATGAGGATGTTGTGGTAGAACAATTTGTAAGCAATATTAAAGAATATAACTTAGCGGGTTGTATGATAGGTGAAAAAATGGAATTTTCTATCATTGAAGAGCCTAGAAAAAATGAAATTCTAGATTTTGAACAAAAATATTTAGGTTTTTCAGAAAGTTCTAAAGTCAGTGAAGCAAATATTAGTGAAGAATTAAAACAAAAGCTAAGGGATAATTTTACTAGAATTTATAATCCTTTGTTTAAAGGAGCTTTGATTCGCTGTGATTTTTTTGTGATAGATGATGAGGTTTATTTAAATGAGATCAATCCAAATCCAGGATCATTGGCAAATTATTTATTTGAAGATTTTACTAATACAGTTGATAATTTAGCAAAAAATATAGAGCTAGAAAAGCAAATCAAGATCGATTATGCTTTTATTCACAGCATTAATGGGCAAAAAGGTAAATTGTAA
- a CDS encoding type II toxin-antitoxin system Phd/YefM family antitoxin, with protein MATFSKDEIYTATEVVRNFSTMLEKTKKSENSRVVIVKNNKFEAVLLSFEEYERLNEAVMLLEKIYKDKKG; from the coding sequence ATGGCTACTTTTAGCAAAGATGAAATTTATACTGCAACTGAAGTAGTAAGAAATTTCAGCACTATGCTTGAAAAAACAAAAAAAAGTGAAAATAGCAGGGTGGTGATAGTAAAAAATAATAAATTTGAAGCCGTGCTTTTAAGTTTTGAAGAATATGAGCGTTTAAATGAAGCTGTAATGCTTTTAGAAAAAATTTATAAAGATAAAAAAGGCTAG
- a CDS encoding alpha/beta fold hydrolase, protein MAKTRVYSNGYFYNLSYEIINPKCEKTILVLHGWGANKELMKQAFEKPLNDFKQIYLDLPGFGNSSIDAPMDSYAYAKVVEDFLTTIEQKADYLMGHSFGGKVATIMCQNANFQGLILLSSAGVVLPKSFKVRFKIALFKILKNLPYGDFWRKFFISKDAQGMSEVMYETFKKVVNENLENEFQKLKNPILIFWGNEDKATPLKSGAIIHSLAQKGNFFALDGDHFFFLKHADFINEKIHEEFLKND, encoded by the coding sequence ATGGCAAAAACTAGAGTATATTCTAATGGGTATTTTTATAATTTAAGCTATGAAATCATCAATCCAAAATGTGAAAAAACAATTCTTGTTTTACACGGTTGGGGTGCTAATAAAGAGCTTATGAAACAAGCTTTTGAAAAGCCTTTGAATGATTTTAAACAAATTTATTTAGATTTACCTGGTTTTGGAAATTCAAGCATAGATGCACCTATGGATTCTTATGCTTATGCCAAGGTTGTAGAAGACTTTTTAACTACAATTGAGCAAAAGGCAGATTATTTAATGGGGCATTCTTTTGGCGGAAAAGTTGCGACTATTATGTGTCAAAATGCTAATTTTCAAGGTTTGATTTTACTTTCTAGTGCAGGTGTGGTTTTGCCAAAAAGCTTTAAAGTGAGGTTTAAAATAGCCTTGTTTAAAATTTTAAAAAATCTTCCTTATGGGGATTTTTGGAGGAAATTTTTTATTAGCAAAGACGCTCAAGGTATGAGTGAGGTGATGTATGAAACCTTTAAGAAGGTTGTTAATGAAAATTTAGAAAATGAATTTCAAAAGCTTAAAAACCCTATTTTGATTTTTTGGGGTAATGAAGATAAGGCTACGCCTTTAAAAAGTGGCGCGATTATCCACTCTTTGGCACAAAAAGGAAATTTTTTTGCATTAGATGGAGATCATTTTTTCTTTTTAAAACATGCTGATTTTATAAATGAAAAAATACATGAGGAATTTTTAAAAAATGATTAG
- a CDS encoding Mur ligase family protein encodes MISMIAFLSLNFLLGFYLILALQWYSYKFSRIILHFAKPLWHLYFLIIPYFAFVFSLYSGNFYLYFIVFALSLLYGGYLYKNLDKKLVFTARIKRYFLFLSLFTLVFMPFFWIGLEALVAAFLLSFLVEKINQNTFIKKANKKICDNPNLKIILITASFGKTSIKNFLYELLKDEFKCYKTPRSVNTFMGIVKDINENLENNTEIYIVEAGAREQNDILEITEFLNPQICIVGEIGLAHLEYFKTQDNIRRAKLQALKSKRLEKYFLHSSTLYENEFYDDCLSDVRASLEGLDFKIRLDDDIYDFHANLLGAFNAYNISVCILLAHYLGIKIENIIKSVSNLKAVEHRLQVISKEPKFIIDDGFNGNFKGMSQSYELCKSYQGRKVLVTPGIVEVNEEENIKLCKIINECFDFVIITSEANSVILQKHITLDFYVLKEKSQLVQTLSKLTQNGDLILFSNDAPSFM; translated from the coding sequence ATGATTAGTATGATAGCTTTTTTAAGTTTGAATTTTTTACTTGGATTTTACCTGATTTTAGCCTTGCAATGGTATTCTTATAAATTTTCACGCATAATTTTACATTTTGCTAAACCCTTGTGGCATTTATATTTTTTAATAATTCCTTATTTTGCTTTTGTGTTTTCTTTATATAGTGGAAATTTTTATTTATATTTTATAGTTTTTGCTTTGTCTTTGTTATATGGTGGGTATTTATATAAAAATTTAGATAAAAAATTAGTTTTTACTGCTAGAATTAAGCGTTATTTTTTATTTTTGTCGCTTTTTACTTTAGTATTTATGCCATTTTTTTGGATAGGTTTAGAAGCTTTAGTAGCTGCATTTTTATTAAGCTTTTTAGTAGAAAAAATAAACCAAAATACATTTATAAAAAAAGCAAATAAAAAAATTTGTGATAATCCAAATTTAAAAATTATTCTAATTACTGCAAGTTTTGGAAAAACAAGTATAAAAAATTTTTTATACGAACTTTTAAAAGATGAGTTTAAGTGCTATAAAACTCCAAGAAGTGTTAATACTTTTATGGGTATAGTAAAAGATATCAATGAAAATTTAGAAAATAATACTGAAATTTATATCGTAGAAGCTGGCGCAAGAGAGCAAAATGATATTTTAGAAATTACAGAGTTTTTAAATCCTCAAATTTGTATAGTAGGTGAGATTGGTTTGGCGCATTTGGAGTATTTTAAAACTCAAGATAATATCCGCAGAGCTAAGTTGCAAGCTTTAAAATCCAAACGTTTAGAAAAATACTTTTTACACTCAAGCACCTTATATGAAAACGAATTTTATGATGATTGTTTAAGTGATGTTAGGGCAAGTTTAGAAGGTTTAGATTTTAAAATAAGATTAGATGATGATATTTATGATTTTCATGCAAATTTATTAGGTGCTTTTAATGCTTATAATATTAGTGTGTGTATTTTGCTTGCTCATTATTTAGGAATAAAAATAGAAAATATTATAAAAAGTGTATCAAATTTAAAAGCAGTAGAGCATCGTTTGCAAGTGATTTCTAAAGAACCTAAATTTATCATAGATGATGGTTTTAATGGAAATTTTAAAGGTATGAGTCAAAGCTATGAGCTTTGCAAAAGTTATCAAGGAAGAAAAGTTTTGGTAACTCCTGGTATAGTTGAAGTTAATGAAGAAGAAAATATAAAATTATGTAAGATAATCAATGAATGTTTTGATTTTGTAATTATTACTTCAGAAGCTAATAGTGTGATTTTACAAAAACATATTACATTAGATTTTTATGTATTAAAAGAAAAATCTCAACTTGTGCAAACTTTATCAAAATTAACCCAAAATGGAGATTTAATTTTATTTTCTAATGATGCACCAAGTTTTATGTAA
- the flgH gene encoding flagellar basal body L-ring protein FlgH, with product MKFKNVNFYLLPFVMFGCSATVDPHINMKPPTYVEELAPKQNHNTQSNPGSLFGKGDNPLFSDKKAMNVNDLVTVVIRENATQNSQGSKATSKNNNVNLGGGQITTGAGLSKARDFINDYTNIGYTTTSTSEYQGTGSQTRSENFQTTISARVIKVLSNGNYFIEGSRELLINGEKQIIQLSGVIRPYDISQDNMIDSKYIADAKILYKTEGDIDKSTRKPWGTKFMETIWPF from the coding sequence ATGAAATTTAAAAATGTTAATTTTTACTTGTTACCTTTTGTAATGTTTGGTTGTAGCGCCACAGTCGATCCACATATTAATATGAAACCCCCTACTTATGTAGAAGAATTAGCTCCAAAACAAAATCATAACACCCAAAGCAACCCTGGATCTTTATTTGGCAAAGGAGATAATCCTTTGTTTTCTGATAAAAAAGCAATGAATGTAAATGATTTAGTTACCGTAGTTATTAGAGAAAATGCTACACAAAATTCACAAGGCTCCAAAGCTACAAGTAAAAACAATAATGTTAACTTAGGTGGAGGACAAATAACTACTGGTGCTGGACTTAGCAAAGCTAGAGATTTTATCAATGATTATACAAATATAGGTTACACCACAACAAGTACTTCAGAATATCAAGGTACAGGAAGTCAAACTAGAAGTGAAAATTTCCAAACTACTATTTCTGCTAGAGTGATTAAAGTTTTATCTAATGGAAATTATTTTATAGAGGGAAGCCGTGAGCTTTTAATTAACGGTGAAAAACAAATCATTCAGCTAAGTGGGGTTATAAGACCTTATGATATTTCTCAAGATAATATGATAGATAGTAAATACATAGCTGATGCAAAAATTCTTTATAAAACAGAAGGTGATATAGATAAATCAACGCGTAAGCCTTGGGGGACAAAATTCATGGAAACCATTTGGCCTTTTTAA